From the genome of Daphnia pulex isolate KAP4 chromosome 12, ASM2113471v1:
CAAAGCAGCTGAGGCTCGAGTagtttttaatgaaagaacATGTTTGCTTATGGCCGTTTCAGCAGCGAGAGGTGCAATCCACAATGGTTACGTGTATAGAAGATAACTAGGATGCGCATGTCAGACAGTCAGAGGTAggaatcattcaaaatttcaagtgTGTTACTGCTTATGTGGATTACATACTAGTATATTAATAGAGAGGGGGAGCCTTGAGATGCATTCAACAAACAATGCCAGCCAAACAATGAACAAGATCATGCATACAGCTTCCAACCCTAAGGATTCGTCTTGTTTAACTTGCCTTCTACGTGCATATGTGGTAATAAACCCTGAATCGGCCCTTAGCTCGAGTGGGACTTCAGAACGATATTGCCCGGTAAATTAAACGCTAACTAAACAGTCACGAAGTTTGAAGAACCCCAAgttaacacatttttcagATCGATAAAAATGTTCTGTATTCAAAGTAGATAACTCTTCTTGGGATACATACATATAGTGTACTGgctcacttttcttttatgctACGTGGGCGAAGTAAGTTTTCTGTATGCGATTTTAAGTAGAATTTCCTAGAAAGGTTATTCCGAAAAGAACATTTTAGAGTTCTTCCAGGTCACAATAGACAGACAAGAACAAAGTTTTAAGCTCGACGAGAATAACATAGAAATGCCAGTAAACTAATTACGGTACCGAAAATGGCAGTTTTATTCATCGCGTAGGTCGTGGCAAACTTCCTATTTTAAAAGCTTTCCGTTAAAATGACTAAATGAGCAATTTCACTCCCCAATAttgattttctgtttattggatttttcaaaaatagggGAAATCCCATTAATTAACGAAATTGGGTCCTAGCACTAATGATGGGAAATGTAAAGACAAACTGTGTTACGAAACGCGGTGAGTATCATTGAAGCTGTTGAAACACCACCGCGACCTAATCGAATCGGTAATATAATAAGGATCTTTAAGTAAAAATCCTTGTTGAATCCTTACACGAAAGGTGGtgattgttttcctttgaaaGCAGACACGGGTTATTCAAACAAAGGAAGAAACCTTACGACCGAATTAACCAGTTTCAAGACTATCCCTGTCAATAAACCTCGTTTCACGGTAAGTGGTATTATGAAATTTGCCGTTACAAAATCGCCAATAACTTTAACACTTACCGCTAGAAATTACTTTCCTTGAGCGTGTGCACTATTGTACACGAAACAGGATACAACACGAAAGGAGCGAATCATAAAAAGACCATAATATCTGATAAAATTcacaataagaagaaataggTTATctgttaatttaatttgatacCACAGTAACATCCGGTAACATCCAAAACTAAGTTTTTACcctatttttttacagtaaaacttgataacttttttttgggacTTCGTGGTGAATCCAATCATTCAATGTCTAAATTGAGTATTGACCTTGTCcccacaagagaaaaaaaatcaatctacATTTCAATTGGTTATCGATGTTGGCAATCTGATGTTTTCATCAGATCAGGTCGATTCTTATTTCCATGTGGTCGGCAAGTCGTCCCAATATGGTTTGTTGGAATTAAGACGGAAGATCTCTCTATACGTCTCAATGATTTGCATCTCTCAGCTAAGGTGGGTAATACGCTCGGATgtcaaaatatataaaaaaaaggcactcAATTCCACTCCGTATGTGACCTATTCGTGTGTGTATGCGCGTTGGCGATGTCTGTGAGCCGATCGATAGTTGCGACATGCTGCACCCATACACTGCCAACCAAGAGCCAAGGCAAACAATACAACAAGCTATCTGATggcacttcttcttttttttcggacTTGCTGGTCTTTCAGAAAATATGAGTTTGGCCTTCTTGGACTGCGTCGTCGCAACACTATCTTAGAGAGCCGTCGTCAATGACGAGGTAGGTTATCTTTAGTCTCGGAGAATAAGTCTCTGGTCCTGCATCAAATCTATTCCCCCTCAAAATGACTCACTCGgagtgcaaaaaaaaactgtgtattcaatgttttaaaaaaaggggggaaaaagaaaaaaaaaaataataataatacacgttgcaaaaaatacaaacaatcAAACGAATTATGTAGATTTAGAGAATTgattgacgaaaaaaaaaatagaagagacaAACACAAGAATCGCAGCCAAAAAGAAGCGgcgagaagaagaacaaaccaCAAAAGATGGTCGATTGTGACGACATACTTGACAAGGTGGGATCGCCATTTTCAAGTGGGTTTTTACTGTAACTGGAGAATAAATGAAGAATAGAACTCGTTTCCTGGGAGATGTAGCTCCTTCACTTTGCGAATTATGACACGGATACACAACAGTGGCACCAAAGTCTCTTGACACAGATgtagaaactaaaaagaaacggaaccttgggacaaaaaaaaaaaagaaagaaagaaggaaaggcgtATACGCTAAGAATAGTgagacagacaaaaaaaaaatattcttggtTTTGGACATTTGGCTTGCccggaagaagaggaaagatgGAGtgagaacgagagagagaaaacagaagggaagaagaacaagCAGTAGATATGTGGATAAACTCGAAGGCGAGTTTGCCATCCGACTCGTCGCTCTCTCGCACAGGCCCAGCAGATAGCAAGCACGTGATAACTGAAACAACGCACTCAGTCACACAGAAAGACTTGGGATACACaagcatatatatataactggCTCACATGTGGCGTCGAAAGACGTACAGCGATCGTGACCGAACGATTAGGGTTATTTTCAAACGTGACTtctcatttgaaaaacaaacgaacaaaCAAATCGCGCGAGCGCTTAAAGTTGGAACGGAaacgtaaagaaagaaaaaaaaagaaaaataataatcagataTATCAATGAAACAATTGGCAAACGGAATATTGAGCTTGGACGCGATACATATggggatagaaaaaagaatcagcaCATGACTATCCATCGGACAACGAAAACATCTCGCAACTTGAAGTTAACAGAGGAGGGAGGACTCTTGTTAGGCATTTCCTTAGGAATGCCACACACGAGCCCTGTTCTCGAAATGGAAAATGCTTTCGTTTACGACGGGCGGAAACATTAACTGAAATCATGGAGTAGATTCGAGTTTGAATATCATCGGATTTCCACAACCGTAACGACAAGGAACGTGAGTCACTCAATAGGTTTAACCGATAACGAAACGGTTGCAACTAGATCAAAGTAGATCAACTAGAGTAGGGCACAGCCCACAGGTTTGACTGAATTGGCAAAAAATGACGAAGAGATGATTTGGGAGGAGAGGGAGAATACACGTATACAAGAAatctaggttttttttttccttctggtGGACTGGGGCAGAAAACATAAAGTTAAGGCACATCATATTCCatgacaatttgaaatttccaggttattattattatttttttggtgcTGACAACAAAACAGACAGCTCTTTTCTCCCAAACGATTGTTGACtgtttacttaaaaaaagaggcttTCCTCTGACTTGATTTCACATAATAAACGAAAGCGTTGGAATGTGGCAAAGTGATTCACGTTAATCTACTCCTATTCGCTACAATGACCACAACGAATTGCAATTCGGGCATCCAGTTATCGCAAAAAATGGAAGACACGGCGAcatatttttcgtttccttgACTCAAGACAGTTCCCTAGTACTTGGTGGAAAAGGGACGAGGGGGGCGTGACTAGGAACGATTAGCTTCAAACAAATTCAGGTTCCGggcgaaggaaaagaaaagaaaaaaaatgagaaattcactctaaatATTGCTCAATTATTGGTGCGGAAGTAGAATACTTCGCTGACAGTAAATAATGAATTGATGAATTTACCCCGTCATCTATACCACTCGGTAAGACAGCCTTTCAACATTTGCCCGTGCAAAATTCGCTGGGCTTGGTTAACTGAcgaaaacagttaaaataatCATTCTAAGGGCCTGTCAGAGGGGGGCGATTCATATAAAACGCTTGAAAGTAAAGAGACATTACATCCATAACCGATCGTCGCACAAAACATCAGTGAGTGTAAATGGGAAAGGAGGTCAACCAAAGGCACGAAGTGTTGGGTGGGAGTGACCTGCGCCGTCGGCCACAAGGTTGAACGGATGAGAGCGGATGATTTCGCAACGGCGATCTGGAAGAAACACGTTGAATTCTCACATAACCTTCCGACGCGTCTTGACCTTGGTTTGTGAGTGTGCCTTCTTCTTAAGCAATGTACAATGTGTTGAGCACGAGGACATAATGATTGTTTTTGGCTAGTGTCACCACAAATCCTTCGGACGTTATCTTGAGCCCACAGCAGCGGGAGACCTTCACGTGTGGACACTCAAACTCGGAAAGCAATGAACCGTTTCGGGAGAATACGGCTACATGGAAGCGGTTTCCATGTGAATCCCCGATAAGTACGTCACCAGCGTCCGATATGTCAATCCCATTGGGGAAGTTGGTGATCGACTCGCATCCAATCCGGCGGACGTATTCACCTTCTTCATTGAATACCACTACGCAGTGACCCTAAATCAAATAGTGTTAATGGTTGGAAATTTTACCTCCCCTAAAAAGACGACACTTACCTTGAAATCACAGATATAATACTCCTTTCCGTGAATAGCCAAGTCGGAAGGCTCACGCATCCGATCAGAGACATCAAACCATTTGATCAGTTCGCCATTTTCGGTGATGCGGAAGACGGTGGGTGACACCGAATCGACTGCCACGATATGGCCTTGTTCATTGATGGCCAATCCAGCCACAATATCAATGTATCTGGAAATCACCAATTAGGAATCAGTATTACCTTCAAACTTATCATTGTAATAAAAATGCCTTACCGTATAACAATACGCTTAATGAACTGGCCTGTTCGAGAAAAAATCTGCATCCGCGAGCGTTCGTTTCCTCGATCACACACTACGATTTTCCCTGACTGGCGAATAACAGCAACTTTGCGCGGGTACCAGAGTTGTCCTTCTTCTTTGCCCGGGTTACCAAAATCATGCTTAAACAGCCCGTCTTTGTCGAATATCTAGCGCATTCATCATGAAATTATTAAactgaaatcaatcaatattCATACGGTGGACATGCCTGGATGCGGTGGTTGTTTGTGTCAGCGACGACGATATCTTCGTCAACCCCCAAACAGAATCCATGAGGTGAATTGAACTGCCCCTTTGCTGAACCCAGTTGTCCAAAACGAACGCGAGTTTGCATTGGGATGTACTTTGGGTTGGACGCCAATGttccactgctgctgccggcaGTAAAAGAGGCACTTGACGAGGCTGAAACGGCAGAGGATGGCCGTGGCTAATACCAACAGAGGGAAACATGAGCATACTTAAAAACCCAcatgataaataaaattatttagtaTACGAACGATCCATCACCTATGGTCTGGATTGGTTGTAAATCgtttcactttctctctcaatTTATTGCTGGTTTGGTTTCtttacttgttttctttcccctgCAAACCCACGGCTGGAGTGCTACTTCCACTGGGCCCTAAACTGGAGTCCATCACGTATGTcgttgaacaaaaaattacaattaaagaattttctctttttcttccgaaaGGACGAAAACATAGGTCGGAGAAAATGCTAAAACTAAGACTGTCAAAAAAGACATCGAGGCTGACGCTTTACAATCCAGAGGGCGACAGTGGAAATAGCAAAACCGGAATTTGGTGGGGtaagaaacgaaaaataaagaaactagATCAAACAACTGAACCCGTATCGCATGTTCGGTTGTTtgttcattccatttttttttctttgcaaaaGATTGTATTTGGAAAACCATCTGACGCTGACTATTACATTTGGAGCAATTAATTGTGATCTTTTCTCTTGGTAGTTCCaatgtagaagaagaagaaaaatcaagatggagagagaaagtgaacTGGAGGAGGAAATGGGACTTAATGGCGCCAGTGCGAGGTGCCACTGGAGATATCACTTCGTTTGTAACGCATTCCGTAGTTTACCGAATTCGACGGAATGAACGGAGGAGCACTGAGGGCCGAGGCTAGCAGTGATGCATCGTGAGGAGACAAAGGCGGCCCACCTAGTCCACCGTTGTGGCTTACGGACGAACCACTGCCATTCACCAGAAGCCCGAGGTTAGTGCCCAAGCTCTGCATGCCAGAATTGCCCAATGAGGAGACTCCATGACTTGCTCCTCCTAAGGCATCCATACCTAGTGAACcttctcaaagaaaaaagatcaagTTGATGAATGATTAATTGGAAAcatataaagaaagaaaaaaaagaagtaatgTATACTATGAGAGCCAAGCTTGGCCAAGGCTTGCAGATTCGTGAACGCATGGCTAGTGACGTTCATGTCACCAGCTAGCAAATCGGCAAGTGTGAAGGGCGACGTAGTATGAGGGGACGGAGTGCCGCGTGGTGGGGGCAACCCAGCTTGCTGACGTTGATGCTGCTGTAGATGGTGGTGTtgttgaatcgagttttggcATTCTGCTTTGCCGGCTAGGGAAGCCAACTGCTGAAGATTGTACTCTTGAATGGACGTCATGGAACCAACTGATCCCAGTGAGTTGAGATCTAAGGCTCGCATCGAAGGAGACGATGACGAAGAAGTCATCGAATTGGTGAACGATGACAAGCTTAAGGCGGCAGAGAGGTCAGGGGGCGCGTTAGTCATGTCGGCCATAGATGAGAGCAAAACCGAGTGAGTGAGATCGTTTTTCAACATGCCCGAAGATAACCCATAGCCGATGTTCGACAAACTGCCAGACTGAGGGGGTTGCGATTCCAATGGAGATGAATGTGTTGGCGATGGAGGCAATGGAGTTGACGATGGCGTCGGCAGACCCAAAGAAGACACTGGCTTAGACGGAACTCCACTACTGCTGACACCACTGCTTCCACGTTGGACGAAATATCCATACGAACCATTTAGAGCTTCTTCGAAACGCGATGggtttgattcaaatttcaagaGAACATCTACTTCATCAGTCCGTGAAGCAGCGTTATGCAGTAACTGCATTTGAGCTTTGATACTAGCGGAAAGATGGAGCAAACCGGCCGGTTCGGCCTCACTcaacagcattttggtatagCGCAGAGCCGTTTGAATCCGATCACGTGTGCGGTCTACTCGTTGACAAGCCTCCATTATGCTTAGTTCCTGGTGATGATTCAATAAAACAATACATTCTTTTATCAAtatagagaaataaaaacaaaacatcttGACGCACAATAAACCAGTTCAAAAGACAAAACCATTGCATGTTAGAATAAACTAACCTTAATTTACATAGCAGGCTTGAGTTAACATAATTAGAGTAGCTTCTACTGGACTTGAGATAATTCAACTTAAGAACATACCTGCTTGCTGTGAAGAGCTTCAAGTTCTTCTAAAGCCTGTTCTCGCTTCTTTTCCAACAACGCAATGTAAGCTTCGTGAACCTCTGATATGGT
Proteins encoded in this window:
- the LOC124209103 gene encoding brain tumor protein-like isoform X1; protein product: MSGTDGEEDYKALQSFGDECDDDLGLFGDLSSFEGLALEEDAAESGSLCPQCLEKYKNPRVLSCLHVLCENCLKDLLAVDNEEDCENVIYSGRSKPHKAFIVCPLCKQETSAGERGLSSLHLDPVYQKKTASDSCLSGLICTSCKANEEAVAKCMDCDNLLCPNCYSAHKYMRCFDNHSVITFEELSQSGQSVPIKRNPNCPRHPTESFKYYCNTCQVATCTQCLNTFHLALEHRTERLTDAEARCRAELKQFSEEISVRQNSCRVNANKLEKMLGELQHQHDAAKSTISEVHEAYIALLEKKREQALEELEALHSKQELSIMEACQRVDRTRDRIQTALRYTKMLLSEAEPAGLLHLSASIKAQMQLLHNAASRTDEVDVLLKFESNPSRFEEALNGSYGYFVQRGSSGVSSSGVPSKPVSSLGLPTPSSTPLPPSPTHSSPLESQPPQSGSLSNIGYGLSSGMLKNDLTHSVLLSSMADMTNAPPDLSAALSLSSFTNSMTSSSSSPSMRALDLNSLGSVGSMTSIQEYNLQQLASLAGKAECQNSIQQHHHLQQHQRQQAGLPPPRGTPSPHTTSPFTLADLLAGDMNVTSHAFTNLQALAKLGSHKGSLGMDALGGASHGVSSLGNSGMQSLGTNLGLLVNGSGSSVSHNGGLGGPPLSPHDASLLASALSAPPFIPSNSPRPSSAVSASSSASFTAGSSSGTLASNPKYIPMQTRVRFGQLGSAKGQFNSPHGFCLGVDEDIVVADTNNHRIQIFDKDGLFKHDFGNPGKEEGQLWYPRKVAVIRQSGKIVVCDRGNERSRMQIFSRTGQFIKRIVIRYIDIVAGLAINEQGHIVAVDSVSPTVFRITENGELIKWFDVSDRMREPSDLAIHGKEYYICDFKGHCVVVFNEEGEYVRRIGCESITNFPNGIDISDAGDVLIGDSHGNRFHVAVFSRNGSLLSEFECPHVKVSRCCGLKITSEGFVVTLAKNNHYVLVLNTLYIA
- the LOC124209103 gene encoding brain tumor protein-like isoform X2, with the translated sequence MSGTDGEEDYKALQSFGDECDDDLGLFGDLSSFEGLALEEDAAESGSLCPQCLEKYKNPRVLSCLHVLCENCLKDLLAVDNEEDCENVIYSGRSKPHKAFIVCPLCKQETSAGERGLSSLHLDPVYQKKTASDSCLSGLICTSCKANEEAVAKCMDCDNLLCPNCYSAHKYMRCFDNHSVITFEELSQSGQSVPIKRNPNCPRHPTESFKYYCNTCQVATCTQCLNTFHLALEHRTERLTDAEARCRAELKQFSEEISVRQNSCRVNANKLEKMLGELQHQHDAAKSTISEVHEAYIALLEKKREQALEELEALHSKQELSIMEACQRVDRTRDRIQTALRYTKMLLSEAEPAGLLHLSASIKAQMQLLHNAASRTDEVDVLLKFESNPSRFEEALNGSYGYFVQRGSSGVSSSGVPSKPVSSLGLPTPSSTPLPPSPTHSSPLESQPPQSGSLSNIGYGLSSGMLKNDLTHSVLLSSMADMTNAPPDLSAALSLSSFTNSMTSSSSSPSMRALDLNSLGSVGSMTSIQEYNLQQLASLAGKAECQNSIQQHHHLQQHQRQQAGLPPPRGTPSPHTTSPFTLADLLAGDMNVTSHAFTNLQALAKLGSHSSLGMDALGGASHGVSSLGNSGMQSLGTNLGLLVNGSGSSVSHNGGLGGPPLSPHDASLLASALSAPPFIPSNSPRPSSAVSASSSASFTAGSSSGTLASNPKYIPMQTRVRFGQLGSAKGQFNSPHGFCLGVDEDIVVADTNNHRIQIFDKDGLFKHDFGNPGKEEGQLWYPRKVAVIRQSGKIVVCDRGNERSRMQIFSRTGQFIKRIVIRYIDIVAGLAINEQGHIVAVDSVSPTVFRITENGELIKWFDVSDRMREPSDLAIHGKEYYICDFKGHCVVVFNEEGEYVRRIGCESITNFPNGIDISDAGDVLIGDSHGNRFHVAVFSRNGSLLSEFECPHVKVSRCCGLKITSEGFVVTLAKNNHYVLVLNTLYIA